ACTGGATAAGGAAGCGCCTGTTTTCATAGTCACTGCTTTTCACGAGGAGTTTCTGGGCAAACTGAGCGAGCTGGAGAAAGACAAAATATCTTTCGAGGTTGTAAGAAAGCCCATCGGCAAGAACGAGATTACCTTAATCGCGGGAAGCGTGCTGTCGGGTCCGGTCGCTCTGTAAATAAAATTAAGCTGGTAGGGGCTAATCATGTATGAATTTAAACTTTACATTGCCGGTCAAACGCCGCAATCAAATAGTACGATTGAGGGTGTGACCTGGTTCCTTCGGAATAGCTGTGGCGACAAACATGTTCTCAATATAGTGGATATATTGCAAAACCCGTCACAAGCTATCGATGACGGGGTTTTTGTAACTCCTACATTGGTGAAGATAGAGCCCAAACCTGAAAGAAGGATCGTCGGGAGTCTCGAAGCCACCGGCAGGCTGTCGAATCTGCTATTTGACTAGTTCGTATTTCCCGTCTTTATAAGGTATTAATTTTTATTAAAATAGCCTAGACTACTGTTCTTCCAATCCCCGCATAATCTCTTTGGCCCGCGTCTCGCGCATCTTCCCAACACTTGGCCGTTTCGGCTGTCTGTAGTTAATTATAAAAATCGCGAGCCTTATATCTTAATCCTGATATAATGATGCCTTTTCTCACTTTATTCTTTACGAGAGGAAAGCACGAGAGGACAATCGCGAACAAGTGAGCAAATGGGCGCCATTGGCGGAATGCGGTACTGTGTATATGCCTGGGGAAATAATTGCGTCCCGGGGCGGTAAGGACATTTAGTGCCCTGTTACGTTTCACAGGAATCAAGATAACCTGAAGAACTCCGACTTCATCGTACGCAAAGTCTTTAAAAACCTCTCATGACTACGACGGTTGGGGAGATCATGTGTGACTTGGCCAAACCGTTTTTATTCTGCCGTGGTTAGTCAGATTCAAGTATGTTCTGCCTATTGACTACATCACTTAAGCGCACTAATAATTTAACTATCAAGAATAGGTCAGATGAATAAGGAGTCTGTATCGCAGAGATAGGTTGCGTTTATGGTTGTCATTCTATAATGATTTTATCCCTGAGTAAGAATTTGACATCAGAAAGCGCATTATACTTTTGGTGTGGAGAAAGTCCTTTAATAAATAGGTTATATACTCTTAACACAAGGGTGCGGTATGAGGAATGAGGATAAGA
This is a stretch of genomic DNA from Deltaproteobacteria bacterium. It encodes these proteins:
- a CDS encoding circadian clock KaiB family protein; this translates as MYEFKLYIAGQTPQSNSTIEGVTWFLRNSCGDKHVLNIVDILQNPSQAIDDGVFVTPTLVKIEPKPERRIVGSLEATGRLSNLLFD